The Dethiosulfovibrio peptidovorans DSM 11002 nucleotide sequence TACCGAGCTGGCTTTCAGAGTCATTACGGCGTCGGCGATGGCCTGTATGGCTCCGTCGTCGTCGGAGGATACCTTTACAGCTCCGTTCTCGGAGGAGTTCTCCATTCCCAGTATGCAGCTGGAGTCCATTCCGGTGTAGATCGCCTTCTCCTCGAAGAGAGCGATCTTTCTGGCCGCCTCCTCGAGGGGACTCATGTCGGTGGTCTCGCTGCCCCTGCTGATGTCGTCCAGATCCCAGCGACTCATGGCGAAGGGAACCCTGACCTCCACCAGAGGCTGAATTCTCCTTATTCCGTGGCTTGCTCCCTCCACGAATGGAGATTCGGATACGTCCAATCTTCCCATGGGCCAGCCGTGATAATCCCAGCCGAAGGGTCCCTTGACGTCAACGACCCTTCTGGCCGAAAGGCAGCCCTTGAGGACGTCTCTGGCCTGTTCGTCTATAGCGTCCCAGGCTTCCTGAGTGATAGGAGCCAAAGATCTTCTCAAAAGGTCCATTTCTGTTCCTCCTTATTCGTCAGCTAAGCTTGCCGAGCCCGAGGTCCGATCCTCCGGCCGATGTTCCACTGGAATCGGCGTCCCCGCCGTCCTCCAGGGAGAGTATCTCGGCTTCGGTGAAGAGGTAATCTCTCAGTTCATCGTCCCATTTGTCCATGTTGCGGCGCAGCCACTCGATGGTCATACAGGCGTGTTCTATTTCCTCGTCTCTGTTATGGGCCATTATGGCCTTCAGTTGAGCGTCGGTGGACGTTGCCACCCTCTGGTTGTAGTAGTCAACCGCTTCCAGTTCCTCTTTCAGGCTGCTGATAGCACGAGAGATCTCTCTGGTCTTGTCGTCAAGCGCTTCATAGGGTTCGAAATACCCTGCCATAATTCCGCCTCCCTTAGTGTGATTTTATCCTTTACTAACTATAACATCTCATCTTTTCCTGTCAAGAACGTCTATCACTAGCCCAGAGCGGTTCCTGCCGCAGCGGACGCCCCGGCTTTTCTGACGAAATCCAGCTGTTCTTCCGTGTCTATTCCCGTCGCCACAGTGTCCAGGCTCAGCTTTTCGCCCAGGCCGATCATGGTTTTCAGGGCGAAATAGGACAGATCTTCCTCCATTCTGTCTATTTTCGTCATCTCCGGGTAGATTTTCAGCGATTTAAGCGGCAACTCTATCAGAATGTCGATTGGGATGTAGTGTTTGCCGAAGTTTCTTATGGCCAGAGAAATCCCGATAGAGGATAGCTCGTCCAACAGGGAGGTCAGTCTTTCTACGTCCTTGGCCAGAAGA carries:
- a CDS encoding encapsulin-associated ferritin-like protein, producing MAGYFEPYEALDDKTREISRAISSLKEELEAVDYYNQRVATSTDAQLKAIMAHNRDEEIEHACMTIEWLRRNMDKWDDELRDYLFTEAEILSLEDGGDADSSGTSAGGSDLGLGKLS
- a CDS encoding family 1 encapsulin nanocompartment shell protein, with the protein product MDLLRRSLAPITQEAWDAIDEQARDVLKGCLSARRVVDVKGPFGWDYHGWPMGRLDVSESPFVEGASHGIRRIQPLVEVRVPFAMSRWDLDDISRGSETTDMSPLEEAARKIALFEEKAIYTGMDSSCILGMENSSENGAVKVSSDDDGAIQAIADAVMTLKASSVEGPYVLIAQKELWKRIATLSKGYPLRKRIESMVDEVVLSPMVDRSFVISKRGGDMDLVLGQDLSIGYSGSSNGMVELFLTESFTFFVPGPEAIVPLTL